A genomic stretch from Lepisosteus oculatus isolate fLepOcu1 chromosome 7, fLepOcu1.hap2, whole genome shotgun sequence includes:
- the LOC102698086 gene encoding hepatocyte growth factor isoform X2: MWAQWVLICAVLVVYSESKHPRRNSLHDYRKSDGIHLFKTDSSLLTKSKSLSEVKCARRCSRNKGLSFICRAFHFDQKTRKCHWLSFDSNTPGVKKEQDFSFDLYEKKDYTRECIIGEGSSYKGMKSVTKTGLKCQAWASSVPHDHKFKRKDLKENYCRNPNNETSGPWCYTTDPDIRHQSCEIPQCSEVECMTCNGENYRGPMDHTETGKECQRWDLTRPHKHTFHPKRYPDKGLNDNYCRNPDNRLRPWCFTLDPQTPWEYCNIKVCDVNAKTDIDTTTKCFRGQGEQYRGTVAVTPDGVQCQRWDSQFPHNHSYTPENYKCQDLRENYCRNPDGAELPWCFTVDTKVRTAFCTNIPRCDTEPPATEECFEGNGEEYRGHLSKTRSGVPCAMWEDNLDRSSATNSEIASLKNNFCRNPDKDKHGPWCYTNNSSVPWDYCMIKPCKPSSNVIPTKSDPSQISCFRHKRIRIVGGAPVKIKEASWMVSIQKGNSHWCGGSLVREDWVLTDKQCFSSCVPDLAEYSVWMGFLHLNDTGREESEKQVLKISHVVCGPEGSNLALLKLSGAALQTENVRTIPLPVTGCAIPEHTNCTMYGWGETKGTGHDGIMKVVQLPIVSNERCNAYHRGSLPITESRLCAGGKRDEGVCEKDYGGSLVCEEGDFKVVVGVSVHGRGCARSNRPAIFVNVPYYAEWIHKVFKYYSNL, translated from the exons ATGTGGGCACAGTGGGTTCTGATCTGCGCGGTGCTCGTAGTTTACTCAG AAAGCAAGCATCCAAGGAGAAACAGTCTTCATGACTATCGGAAGAGTGATGGAATCCACTTGTTCAAAACTGACAGTTCCCTCCTGACCAAAAGTAAATCTCTTAGCGAAGTGAAGTGTGCCAGAAGATGCAGTAGAAATAAGGGATTATCTTTTATTTGCAG GGCTTTCCACTTTGACCAGAAAACAAGGAAATGCCATTGGCTGTCATTTGACAGCAATACTCCAGGTGTTAAAAAAGAGCAAGATTTTAGCTTTGATCTTTACGAGAAAAAAG ATTATACAAGAGAATGTATCATTGGCGAAGGATCAAGTTATAAAGGAATGAAATCTGTTACAAAAACTGGCCTGAAGTGTCAAGCCTGGGCTTCATCTGTGCCACATGATCACAA ATTCAAGAGAAAGGACCTAAAGGAGAATTACTGCAGGAATCCAAATAATGAGACGTCAGGACCATGGTGTTATACCACAGACCCCGATATCCGCCATCAGTCTTGTGAAATCCCGCAGTGTTCagaag TTGAGTGTATGACATGCAATGGAGAAAATTACAGGGGTCCTATGGATCACACAGAAACTGGGAAAGAATGTCAGCGCTGGGATTTGACAAGGCCTCACAAACACACATTCCATCCAAAAAG GTATCCTGATAAGGGACTCAATGATAATTATTGCCGCAATCCCGACAACCGTCTTCGTCCATGGTGCTTCACTCTGGACCCCCAAACCCCCTGGGAGTACTGCAACATTAAAGTCTGTG aTGTGAATGCCAAAACTGATATAGACACGACTACAAAATGTTTCAGAGGCCAGGGGGAACAATATAGAGGGACAGTTGCCGTTACACCGGATGGAGTGCAGTGCCAACGCTGGGACTCGCAGTTTCCCCACAACCATTCTTACACTCCCGAGAACTACAAATGCCA AGATCTGAGAGAAAATTACTGCAGGAATCCGGATGGGGCTGAGCTGCCGTGGTGTTTCACAGTGGACACCAAAGTGCGAACTGCCTTTTGTACCAATATTCCCAGGTGTGATACAGAGCCGCCTGCTACAGAAG AGTGTTTTGAAGGCAATGGTGAAGAATATAGAGGACATTTGTCAAAGACCAGGTCTGGTGTTCCCTGTGCCATGTGGGAAGACAATCTTGACAGAAG ctCAGCTACAAATTCAGAAATTGCAAGCCTGAAAAACAATTTCTGTCGGAACCCTGATAAAGACAAACACGGTCCCTGGTGCTACACAAACAACTCTTCAGTTCCTTGGGATTACTGTATGATTAAGCCTT gtAAGCCTTCATCTAATGTGATCCCTACAAAGA GTGATCCATCACAGATTTCCTGTTTTCGTCATAAAAGAATTAGAATTGTTGGAGGAGCACCGGTAAAGATTAAGGAAGCAAGCTGGATGGTTAGCATACAGAAAGG CAATTCTCATTGGTGTGGTGGATCATTGGTGAGAGAGGATTGGGTCCTTACAGATAAGCAGTGTTTCTCTTCCTG TGTGCCTGATTTGGCCGAATACAGTGTCTGGATGGGTTTCCTCCACCTCAACGATACAGGACGGGAAGAGTCAGAAAAACAGGTTCTGAAGATCTCCCATGTGGTCTGTGGACCTGAAGGCTCAAATCTCGCTTTGCTGAAATTATCTGG GGCTGCTTTGCAAACTGAAAACGTTCGTACAATTCCGCTCCCCGTCACAGGATGTGCTATTCCGGAACACACCAATTGCACTATGTATGGATGGGGAGAGACCAAAG gaACCGGCCATGATGGCATCATGAAAGTAGTGCAGTTGCCAATTGTTAGCAATGAAAGGTGCAATGCATACCATAGAGGGAGTCTCCCAATAACCGAGTCTAGACTTTGTGCTGGAGGAAAGAGGGATGAAGGAGTTTGTGAG AAAGACTATGGAGGCTCGTTGGTGTGTGAAGAAGGAGATTTCAAAGTAGTAGTTGGCGTGAGTGTTCACGGCAGAGGATGCGCTCGTTCCAACCGCCCTGCAATCTTCGTCAATGTTCCGTACTACGCCGAGTGGATACATAAAGTCTTCAAATATTATTCGAACCTCTAA
- the LOC102698086 gene encoding hepatocyte growth factor isoform X1 — protein sequence MWAQWVLICAVLVVYSESKHPRRNSLHDYRKSDGIHLFKTDSSLLTKSKSLSEVKCARRCSRNKGLSFICRAFHFDQKTRKCHWLSFDSNTPGVKKEQDFSFDLYEKKDYTRECIIGEGSSYKGMKSVTKTGLKCQAWASSVPHDHNFLPSRFKRKDLKENYCRNPNNETSGPWCYTTDPDIRHQSCEIPQCSEVECMTCNGENYRGPMDHTETGKECQRWDLTRPHKHTFHPKRYPDKGLNDNYCRNPDNRLRPWCFTLDPQTPWEYCNIKVCDVNAKTDIDTTTKCFRGQGEQYRGTVAVTPDGVQCQRWDSQFPHNHSYTPENYKCQDLRENYCRNPDGAELPWCFTVDTKVRTAFCTNIPRCDTEPPATEECFEGNGEEYRGHLSKTRSGVPCAMWEDNLDRSSATNSEIASLKNNFCRNPDKDKHGPWCYTNNSSVPWDYCMIKPCKPSSNVIPTKSDPSQISCFRHKRIRIVGGAPVKIKEASWMVSIQKGNSHWCGGSLVREDWVLTDKQCFSSCVPDLAEYSVWMGFLHLNDTGREESEKQVLKISHVVCGPEGSNLALLKLSGAALQTENVRTIPLPVTGCAIPEHTNCTMYGWGETKGTGHDGIMKVVQLPIVSNERCNAYHRGSLPITESRLCAGGKRDEGVCEKDYGGSLVCEEGDFKVVVGVSVHGRGCARSNRPAIFVNVPYYAEWIHKVFKYYSNL from the exons ATGTGGGCACAGTGGGTTCTGATCTGCGCGGTGCTCGTAGTTTACTCAG AAAGCAAGCATCCAAGGAGAAACAGTCTTCATGACTATCGGAAGAGTGATGGAATCCACTTGTTCAAAACTGACAGTTCCCTCCTGACCAAAAGTAAATCTCTTAGCGAAGTGAAGTGTGCCAGAAGATGCAGTAGAAATAAGGGATTATCTTTTATTTGCAG GGCTTTCCACTTTGACCAGAAAACAAGGAAATGCCATTGGCTGTCATTTGACAGCAATACTCCAGGTGTTAAAAAAGAGCAAGATTTTAGCTTTGATCTTTACGAGAAAAAAG ATTATACAAGAGAATGTATCATTGGCGAAGGATCAAGTTATAAAGGAATGAAATCTGTTACAAAAACTGGCCTGAAGTGTCAAGCCTGGGCTTCATCTGTGCCACATGATCACAA CTTTTTGCCTTCGAGATTCAAGAGAAAGGACCTAAAGGAGAATTACTGCAGGAATCCAAATAATGAGACGTCAGGACCATGGTGTTATACCACAGACCCCGATATCCGCCATCAGTCTTGTGAAATCCCGCAGTGTTCagaag TTGAGTGTATGACATGCAATGGAGAAAATTACAGGGGTCCTATGGATCACACAGAAACTGGGAAAGAATGTCAGCGCTGGGATTTGACAAGGCCTCACAAACACACATTCCATCCAAAAAG GTATCCTGATAAGGGACTCAATGATAATTATTGCCGCAATCCCGACAACCGTCTTCGTCCATGGTGCTTCACTCTGGACCCCCAAACCCCCTGGGAGTACTGCAACATTAAAGTCTGTG aTGTGAATGCCAAAACTGATATAGACACGACTACAAAATGTTTCAGAGGCCAGGGGGAACAATATAGAGGGACAGTTGCCGTTACACCGGATGGAGTGCAGTGCCAACGCTGGGACTCGCAGTTTCCCCACAACCATTCTTACACTCCCGAGAACTACAAATGCCA AGATCTGAGAGAAAATTACTGCAGGAATCCGGATGGGGCTGAGCTGCCGTGGTGTTTCACAGTGGACACCAAAGTGCGAACTGCCTTTTGTACCAATATTCCCAGGTGTGATACAGAGCCGCCTGCTACAGAAG AGTGTTTTGAAGGCAATGGTGAAGAATATAGAGGACATTTGTCAAAGACCAGGTCTGGTGTTCCCTGTGCCATGTGGGAAGACAATCTTGACAGAAG ctCAGCTACAAATTCAGAAATTGCAAGCCTGAAAAACAATTTCTGTCGGAACCCTGATAAAGACAAACACGGTCCCTGGTGCTACACAAACAACTCTTCAGTTCCTTGGGATTACTGTATGATTAAGCCTT gtAAGCCTTCATCTAATGTGATCCCTACAAAGA GTGATCCATCACAGATTTCCTGTTTTCGTCATAAAAGAATTAGAATTGTTGGAGGAGCACCGGTAAAGATTAAGGAAGCAAGCTGGATGGTTAGCATACAGAAAGG CAATTCTCATTGGTGTGGTGGATCATTGGTGAGAGAGGATTGGGTCCTTACAGATAAGCAGTGTTTCTCTTCCTG TGTGCCTGATTTGGCCGAATACAGTGTCTGGATGGGTTTCCTCCACCTCAACGATACAGGACGGGAAGAGTCAGAAAAACAGGTTCTGAAGATCTCCCATGTGGTCTGTGGACCTGAAGGCTCAAATCTCGCTTTGCTGAAATTATCTGG GGCTGCTTTGCAAACTGAAAACGTTCGTACAATTCCGCTCCCCGTCACAGGATGTGCTATTCCGGAACACACCAATTGCACTATGTATGGATGGGGAGAGACCAAAG gaACCGGCCATGATGGCATCATGAAAGTAGTGCAGTTGCCAATTGTTAGCAATGAAAGGTGCAATGCATACCATAGAGGGAGTCTCCCAATAACCGAGTCTAGACTTTGTGCTGGAGGAAAGAGGGATGAAGGAGTTTGTGAG AAAGACTATGGAGGCTCGTTGGTGTGTGAAGAAGGAGATTTCAAAGTAGTAGTTGGCGTGAGTGTTCACGGCAGAGGATGCGCTCGTTCCAACCGCCCTGCAATCTTCGTCAATGTTCCGTACTACGCCGAGTGGATACATAAAGTCTTCAAATATTATTCGAACCTCTAA